One region of Corynebacterium capitovis DSM 44611 genomic DNA includes:
- a CDS encoding potassium channel family protein, which yields MGRGSSAGPLWGNRFQANADLTETPMHTLINIVRIPTAERATPWALITRRFLYATLLVVAVSVAVYFDRDGYTEDLTFIDAVYYAAVSLSTTGYGDITPVTQGARLTNILFITPLRIAFLMLLVGTTLSVLTEDSRKTLQIQQWRRTVRNHTVIIGYGTKGRSAVDALLADGASPSTIVVIDTDPAVLARAEKRGLVTVQGNATKSDVLTIAGINRARSVVVAPSSDDTAVLVTLSVRELAPGAMIVASVRESENQHLLMQSGADSVVVSSETAGRLLGLATVTPPVVAMMEDLLSPDEGFTVAERPIGDDEVGANPRHLADVVLGVVRSGELYRIDSPEAETVEPGDRLLYVKHSRDSSSSSDSARLGE from the coding sequence ATGGGGCGGGGCTCGTCCGCTGGCCCCCTGTGGGGCAATAGGTTTCAGGCGAATGCCGACCTCACCGAGACCCCCATGCACACGCTGATCAACATCGTCCGCATCCCCACGGCCGAGAGGGCAACCCCGTGGGCGCTGATCACGCGCCGGTTCCTCTACGCCACGCTGCTCGTTGTTGCCGTCTCCGTGGCCGTCTACTTCGACCGGGACGGCTACACCGAGGATCTCACGTTCATCGACGCGGTCTATTACGCCGCCGTGTCGCTGTCTACCACGGGCTACGGTGACATCACCCCGGTGACCCAGGGAGCGCGTCTGACCAACATCCTTTTCATCACGCCGCTGCGCATCGCCTTCCTGATGCTGCTCGTCGGCACCACCTTGTCCGTGCTCACCGAAGATTCCCGTAAGACGCTTCAGATCCAACAGTGGAGGAGAACCGTGCGCAACCACACCGTCATCATCGGTTACGGCACCAAGGGGCGGTCAGCGGTTGACGCGTTGCTTGCCGACGGCGCATCGCCCTCCACCATCGTCGTCATCGACACGGACCCGGCGGTCCTGGCGCGCGCGGAGAAGCGCGGGTTGGTCACCGTGCAGGGCAACGCGACCAAGTCGGATGTGCTCACCATCGCTGGTATCAACCGCGCCCGCTCGGTCGTGGTGGCTCCCTCGTCCGATGACACCGCAGTGCTGGTCACGTTGTCGGTGCGTGAGCTTGCACCCGGTGCGATGATCGTGGCTAGCGTGCGCGAAAGCGAAAACCAGCACCTTCTCATGCAGTCGGGGGCGGACTCCGTGGTCGTGTCTTCCGAGACCGCGGGGCGTTTGCTGGGGCTGGCCACGGTCACTCCTCCCGTGGTGGCGATGATGGAGGACCTGCTCAGCCCAGACGAGGGTTTCACTGTGGCTGAGCGTCCGATCGGGGACGACGAGGTGGGGGCGAACCCGCGCCATCTGGCCGATGTCGTGCTGGGGGTTGTGCGCTCTGGCGAGCTCTACCGCATCGACTCGCCTGAGGCGGAGACCGTCGAGCCCGGCGACAGGCTTCTCTACGTCAAGCACTCCCGGGATTCTTCGAGCTCGTCCGACTCAGCGCGGCTGGGCGAGTAG
- a CDS encoding ATP-dependent DNA helicase UvrD2 has product MPIDLSLLDDDQRIAATAPRGPVCILAGAGTGKTRTITYRIAHLIDQGAVSPNKVLAVTFTQRAAGEMRDRLRAMGAVGVQACTFHAAAMRQLRYFWPQVAGDLPWRLLDNKFPLVARAARAAGLSTGKDMVRDLLGEIEWAKSSVIGADEYPQRVAEQRRTPPADADKVAAAYRLYEESKSSPDGMLLDFDDLLLHIAGALENAPAVAEEFRAQYHSFVVDEYQDVTPLQQRVLEGWLGQRDDLTVVGDANQTIYSFTGATPDYLLNFSRTYEHATVVKLQRDYRSTPQITELANTVIGKAVGRAAGTRLHLEGMRPAGPAPTYHSYDDEPTEAREVAAAIRGLIADGVPAREIAVLYRINAQSAALESALADAGIVYQVRGGEGFFHRPEIKEAIAALVRAARRDDLPEDPVAVARAAFAPLGLTRNVPEGAQARERWQTLSALVDLISDIVAGKEAASLVDVLRSLRQRAEAKQAPAVDGVTLASLHAAKGLEWDAVFLVGLVENTLPISYAVKAGTEEIEEERRLFYVGVTRAREHLHLSWALARQEGGRKSRSRSRFLDGIAPDLEVESSPQRLKRARTCRVCGTPLETPADKALARHQSCEPDYNEDAYLALKAWRLETAREAQRPAFMVFSDASLMAITEAMPATPAELLDVPGVGPMKVEAFGPGVLETLAPFRSG; this is encoded by the coding sequence GTGCCAATTGATTTGTCACTTCTCGACGATGACCAACGCATCGCCGCCACCGCCCCGCGGGGGCCAGTGTGCATCCTAGCGGGAGCCGGGACCGGAAAGACCCGAACCATCACATACCGAATCGCCCACCTCATCGATCAGGGGGCGGTATCCCCGAACAAGGTCCTGGCGGTGACGTTTACGCAGCGTGCCGCCGGCGAGATGCGCGACAGGTTGCGAGCCATGGGCGCGGTGGGGGTGCAAGCGTGCACGTTCCACGCCGCCGCCATGCGCCAGCTGCGTTACTTCTGGCCCCAAGTTGCCGGTGACCTTCCCTGGCGTCTGCTGGATAACAAGTTTCCCCTCGTCGCACGCGCCGCGCGGGCGGCCGGGTTGAGCACGGGCAAGGACATGGTGCGGGACCTGCTGGGGGAGATCGAATGGGCGAAGTCCTCGGTCATTGGTGCGGACGAGTACCCGCAGCGCGTGGCTGAGCAGCGGCGAACCCCTCCCGCGGATGCGGATAAAGTCGCGGCGGCGTATCGCCTGTACGAGGAGTCGAAGTCTAGCCCCGACGGAATGCTCCTTGACTTTGACGACCTCCTGCTTCACATCGCCGGCGCCCTCGAAAACGCCCCTGCGGTTGCCGAGGAATTCCGCGCCCAGTATCACAGCTTCGTCGTCGACGAATACCAGGACGTGACCCCGCTGCAGCAGCGGGTCCTTGAGGGGTGGCTGGGTCAGCGCGACGACCTCACCGTGGTGGGGGATGCGAACCAGACGATTTACTCCTTCACCGGTGCGACTCCGGATTACTTGCTGAACTTCTCGCGGACGTACGAGCACGCGACCGTCGTCAAGCTGCAGCGCGATTACCGCTCGACCCCGCAAATTACGGAACTCGCCAACACCGTGATCGGCAAAGCCGTAGGCCGCGCCGCCGGCACGCGCCTGCACCTCGAAGGCATGAGACCGGCGGGCCCGGCGCCGACGTATCACTCCTACGACGATGAGCCAACCGAGGCGCGTGAGGTCGCCGCCGCGATTCGGGGCCTGATCGCCGACGGGGTCCCAGCCCGCGAGATCGCAGTGCTGTACCGCATTAACGCCCAGTCCGCAGCTTTGGAAAGTGCTCTCGCGGACGCGGGCATCGTCTACCAGGTGCGCGGCGGGGAAGGGTTTTTCCACCGCCCCGAAATCAAAGAGGCGATCGCGGCGCTTGTTCGGGCGGCGCGGCGCGATGACCTGCCGGAGGACCCCGTCGCGGTGGCTCGCGCGGCGTTCGCCCCGCTCGGCTTGACCCGGAACGTGCCGGAGGGCGCCCAGGCGCGCGAACGCTGGCAAACATTGAGCGCCCTGGTAGACCTCATTAGCGACATCGTCGCCGGAAAAGAGGCAGCCTCGCTTGTCGACGTCTTGCGATCCCTCCGCCAACGCGCCGAGGCGAAGCAAGCGCCCGCGGTCGACGGGGTGACGCTGGCCAGCTTGCACGCGGCGAAGGGTTTGGAGTGGGACGCGGTGTTCCTCGTCGGACTCGTGGAGAACACGCTGCCCATCTCGTACGCGGTGAAGGCGGGGACGGAGGAGATAGAGGAAGAGCGCCGCCTGTTTTACGTCGGGGTCACGCGTGCGCGTGAACACCTGCACCTTTCGTGGGCGTTGGCGCGGCAGGAAGGCGGCCGCAAGAGCCGCTCCAGGTCGCGCTTCCTCGACGGTATTGCCCCCGACCTCGAGGTCGAGTCGTCGCCGCAGCGACTCAAGAGGGCGCGGACATGCAGGGTGTGCGGAACCCCACTTGAAACCCCGGCAGACAAGGCGCTGGCCCGGCACCAGTCGTGCGAACCGGATTACAACGAAGATGCCTACCTCGCCCTTAAAGCGTGGCGCCTCGAGACAGCGAGGGAGGCGCAACGACCCGCGTTTATGGTGTTTTCGGACGCCTCGTTGATGGCCATCACAGAGGCCATGCCCGCTACGCCCGCCGAGCTTCTCGACGTCCCCGGAGTGGGCCCGATGAAAGTTGAGGCCTTCGGGCCCGGTGTGCTGGAGACCCTCGCGCCGTTCCGCTCGGGCTAG
- a CDS encoding zinc-dependent metalloprotease gives MNNGFGFSFPRDGGDDGDDREGQGGQGGAFGFGAQGGNLGDLLNQFGQMLSGMGSSMNQRSEGDAVNFDMSLRMARQRIGSPAAVSDSDQTAVSDSLRLAELWIDGATTLPASGSAPQAWNAETWLNSTMPAWKRLVNPVAEHMNRAQLESMPEEAREMLGPMAGMFGQMNAMNFGMKLGHALADLAQQALTGTDFGLPVAPQGTAALLPANATKMAKELNVPGQEVLVYLSAREAARQRLLTHVPWLVERLISSVEEYAAGLELDTSRLEEIARSLDLESGDPQEIQRKLGELQGEDLSPRVTSRNASATARLETLLALLEGWVDVVVEDALADRIPSSARLAEAWTRRRATGGSAEQAFSSIVGIELSAPKVREAAELWRRVGVAVGQERRDKVWDHPDFLPEAADLDHPAAFIDTLLDDTVEADLDEEFVKLEEELRNEDEDDS, from the coding sequence ATGAATAACGGATTCGGTTTCTCTTTCCCCCGGGACGGTGGCGACGACGGGGATGACCGCGAGGGACAGGGGGGTCAGGGTGGTGCCTTTGGTTTCGGCGCCCAGGGTGGAAACCTCGGGGATCTACTGAACCAATTCGGGCAGATGCTCTCCGGCATGGGATCATCCATGAACCAGCGTTCGGAGGGGGACGCGGTTAACTTCGACATGTCTCTTCGCATGGCTCGGCAGCGCATCGGTTCGCCGGCCGCGGTGAGCGACAGCGACCAAACCGCTGTGTCGGATTCCCTCCGGCTCGCCGAGCTGTGGATCGACGGCGCGACAACTCTCCCCGCCTCCGGTTCTGCGCCGCAGGCCTGGAACGCCGAGACGTGGCTGAACAGCACGATGCCGGCGTGGAAGCGCCTTGTGAACCCCGTCGCGGAACACATGAACAGAGCCCAACTCGAGTCCATGCCCGAAGAGGCGCGGGAGATGCTCGGGCCGATGGCAGGCATGTTCGGCCAGATGAACGCGATGAATTTCGGTATGAAGCTAGGCCACGCCTTGGCTGACCTAGCCCAGCAGGCGCTGACCGGCACGGACTTCGGCTTGCCCGTCGCCCCGCAGGGGACGGCCGCGCTTCTTCCCGCCAACGCCACCAAGATGGCCAAGGAATTAAACGTCCCGGGTCAGGAAGTGCTCGTCTACCTCAGCGCGCGCGAGGCCGCGCGCCAGCGCCTTCTCACACACGTGCCGTGGTTGGTCGAGCGGCTCATTTCTTCCGTCGAGGAGTATGCGGCCGGTCTCGAGCTTGATACCTCCCGTCTGGAGGAGATCGCCCGCTCCCTCGACCTCGAATCCGGTGATCCGCAAGAGATTCAGCGCAAACTTGGCGAGCTGCAGGGCGAAGACCTCTCTCCCCGCGTCACCTCCCGCAACGCGTCAGCTACCGCGCGCCTGGAAACCCTTCTGGCGCTCCTTGAAGGGTGGGTCGATGTCGTCGTGGAGGACGCTCTGGCCGACAGAATCCCTTCCTCCGCCCGGCTCGCGGAGGCCTGGACGCGCCGACGCGCCACCGGCGGGTCCGCCGAGCAGGCCTTTTCCAGCATCGTCGGAATCGAGCTGTCCGCACCTAAGGTCCGGGAGGCGGCCGAGCTGTGGCGCCGCGTCGGTGTGGCCGTTGGCCAAGAACGGCGCGACAAAGTGTGGGACCACCCCGACTTTTTGCCCGAGGCCGCTGACCTCGACCATCCGGCGGCCTTCATCGACACTCTTCTCGACGACACCGTAGAGGCCGACCTCGACGAAGAGTTTGTGAAGCTGGAAGAGGAGCTGCGCAACGAAGACGAGGACGACAGCTAA